The genomic region AACAAATGTTTTATAAAGCAGTATTTTTTTAGAGATTTGTCATTTCAGAACTGGGTATCTTAcgaaactttaattttttttctaatacgGGAAATACgattttcctccccttcccccgtcagagactgagagaagaaaaaagagaggagaGGCGAAGAAGAGAATTGGAAAGAAAAAGACaaagagaagaagaaaggaggaaatggaaagaagaagaaagaaggaaaagaaaagaagcagaaaaactgAAGAAAGTTGACAAATGCCCAGAGAAAGAAAGGGATAAATCAAAGGACGAACCAAAGATTAAGGTGGTGAGCATGTCACTGTTATAGATTGTCTTCCTCGCCCTTCCTGGTAAAAATTGCATACAAAATGTATGCATTTATTATTTGTCCAAGTTAATTCATGATTTTGTAGGAGTAAACTCATAATGTTCATGCTTTTGTTAAATAACTCTAAAGTATAATGAGGGCTTGCATGCTGATTGTTGGTTGCTTTATCTTAAAACAATTTTCATTGTAATACTTGTGTGTATGCTTTAGTTCTGCAGAATGTGTGAAGTGAATATAATCAGGGTATATTTGATTACCATACTTAATCTTGATCTCCTATTATAAGGGGAAATTAATCCTGTTCTAGGATTTggataatttttttatttgtagaCATTCTATagtcctgtggtgtccaacacactagccacatgtggctatttggctggacgactgtggctagttcactatagcattattcatagtggctactgctacacAATTAGTTGGACACCACGGCTATAGACTCTGTGCTCAGAGGCAGTAAAAACTAGTTACACATATGCATGTTTCTCATGTTATGTAGATGTTATTTCATCCTAGAGTAGGTAAATTGTGCTGTGCTGCAGAGTTGAATTAGAATGAGCTTTGGCTTAAATAAAAGCTGTTTCCTTCACAGCTACTTAAGAAACCAGAGAAAGATGAAAGAGACATGGAGAAAAAGGAGAAGTTCAAGAAACTGGAAAAAGAGAATGCGAGGGAGGAAAAGGCTGCTGGTGCACTAAGCAGTATGTCAGCCAAACGATCTGATGGAGAGgctaaagaggaaaaaacaaaaaagttagtATATGTATGATTTACAGAAAACCTCCAACTCATCTAGACCAGTATTTTCAAACTTAGGCTGAACTGTCCTCTAACTGCTTTTATATTCAAATGAAGAAATGTCTCCAATATCTCTGgggactgtcttggttatgacaatcttatgACCCACGGAGGTGAAGGAGAACCATTCATGTGGCCCATTCTCTAGcataggttgcccattgctgctctaGAGGCTTTGGCAGGAAGGAAAATTGCATGGCGACTGCCTGTGCTTAAGGGACTAAACTTGGTGGGAGGATTTGGAGTAACTCACTGTTTCCAGTCCTTTGTTACCAGCAGAAAGGCCAAGCTAAAGTAATTGAAGAACCTATTACACAGGATGGGCAGGGGTGGTATACTTAGCCTCtgttttgccagaagctgggagtgggtgaccGAGGATGGGTCTCTTGGTTATTatctcttctgttcattctctttgggcatctggcattggctgctgttaggaaaacaggatattgggctaaatggacatgtggtctgacccagtatggccattcttatgccaGAAAAGAGCCCAGAATTATGACCATGGACTGCAATAACTAATCTTCCCAACATCCATGTGATGTGTATAGGTGTGAGTTACCCCTCCTATGTCAGAGGAATGAGGCAAAGATTTAATTTCCAAGGCTACAGGGGGAGTTAGTCAGCTGTGTGATTAGAACTGTGGGACTTCCTATCTTTTAGTGTTCTCGCACAGTATCAAGGATTACATCATCACTGCAGTTTTTCTGTATCTGTAGTAAAATATGACTGTAGGCTTCTAGAATATTTTAATTCTTATCTAAAATCTACAAATCATTGTCTGACCATATTGATGCAGATTTGGAGCTGTCATTGATTACACAGGTCTATGATTCATTTTTTGATCCAGTCTTCTAAGCTTAATTTCTTACTGTTTTTAAATGCAGATCTGAAGATGAATATGGAAAAGATTACAGAGACCGGGAGAGAGactttgaaagagagagagattatgaGAGACTGCAGCGGGAGAAACTGAGACGTCAAGATGAAGAGCGTCGTAGGCAGAAAGAACGCTTTGAGAAGGAAAAAGTTTTTAGACGAAAAGAGGAAGAGGTGAAAAAGGAGATAAATTCACTCCGAGAGAAAGGAAGGAAATGTGATCTTACAGACTTTACAAGCAACACAGAAAAACCTGAGAAAATAACCAAAGAGGACAAAAAAGATGATGCTGCCGCCAGGAGAGATCGCATCAGAAACAAGGTGCTGTCTCTCTTAAATTCACACCCATTCCATAAGACCTGGTTTTGTGGTAAATATTAAAGGGTGGATCATACTATTTCTTACCAACTGTAAACTTTGCCATCAAGACTATAGGGGAAAAATAGGCAAATTTTGTAAGCTTTGCTGCTAAGCTGAACTTGGTTGTGGCAAATTTCTTGTAGGTATTATGTACAAGTGCAGCTGTTGCTGGCAGGTTCTGAACAAAAGTGAATAAACTTTCTGGTTTTGCCAGCAGATATATGGTGGCTTGTTTACCATTGTGTCATCAGAGAATTGATGTGGTGAATCCAGATTCTTGCAGATGCTGTGTGTAAGTTAATGCCAAAAAGTGTCTTTAAATGAGAGAATGCACAGCAAGCAGTCTCCCTACTACCCCTTCTTCAAAACACTCTCTTTTAACTGATACAGCAAGTCTCTGCAAAGGCATTGATGTGCAGCATCATTGTAGTCCCTATGTTAATATACATATTGTTCTACATGTAGAATACCTGAAAATGTGTTCCTTCTATTGATAGGAAAATATCCAGATTAGAGGTGGATTGATTCTGCATTTGTATGGCAACAGCGTAGGGTAATGAGTGATctgcatgagtggctctccttcacctcagtgggttACAaggttgttgtaaccaagatggtctcctgggatagggtagttttgctaacagcGCTTGGTACCTAAAACTTGCAAGGTGTGCCCATTGAACTATATCAGCACTCTGATTAGGCACAAagggagcgcacagctctcaAGGTcaatgcccttgctttacatgtttCACTTAAGCAATACTAGTCGGAAAAAAACCTGTGCAAATGgaaactagcagaatctggcaacctggTGTGTGGACAATGATAAATAAAATgtctgcaggttgcccaccactgattttgGTGCATCTTTGTCATGTTCTTGGGggagagtgtgtttgtgtgtttgtttaaagACTTGAGTTTGAAGAGGACAAACTAAATTGCACCTTTAAAATATTATCCTTACGACTGCTTTAAAATACTTGGGTATGTAATCCACAGTAGCAGTTTGATCTACCATTTGAGCAGTTACTCTTTGTCATTAAACTTATATCCTGGGAGTGTCTGAATAGTTTTGGGAAAACCTGAAGCAGTGTGTGcatgttctgtttgcttttttacatATCATCCCTTGAGAAATTATAAGAATGAGTGTGATGCTTTGGTTATAAGATCGCCTAATCCTTTCTGATTTTATTTCAGGATCGCCCAGCAATGCAGCTATACCAGCCAGGAGCCCGAAGTCGAAGCAGACTGTGTTCTTATGAAGACATTGCTACAAAGTCTATGGATCAAGGAGCAGATAAACAGGAGAGTGAAACCAGTAATACAAAAGAAGAGGAGTGATGAGCACACAGGCCTTATATGTTCTGAGTATTCAAGCAGCCAAAGAGCATGTACTACGCAATCCAGAAGTGCCTTCAAAGAGAAggaggaacaaaggaagaaaagggGGCATTGCGCTATTGGATGTTTCTAGTTAAAGAACCTCAATCTGAAATGCGTTCTCATTGTTATTGGAATTTATTTTCGTGGCATCAGATAACAATAGGGAAGAAAATGTTGCAAAGTAGAAAAGCTTTTTGTGGCCTTAAGTATGAGAAATGTAAGTCATGTAAATCAGGACGATGACACCTAGATCTAAAACCAGAACTTTTTTGTAAAGCAGTGCTAAACCAGTGTTTGATGCACTTAAAGTAAATTTAAAGCTTCAGTCTTGCTTAAAAAAATAACATCCTTTATTGCTATGCTGTGTGGTGTTGGGCCCGAGATTACGTTACAATTACAGCGTAATTCTAGCACTAAAACGGAGGTTCTCAGACTATGATAGCTGGGCCATCAGTGGTCCGGGGAAGCCTTTTCAAGTTTTCTGCAGAAACCTTTTCAAGATAAAGCAATAGGAAAGTGGAGAGAGGCCTTATAAAGAATCTTCCATGTAAGATGAAATAGTTGAATAAGATTGCAGAGTAGGAAGTTTTTGTTCCTACTAGTgtgggattttgtttttgttttgataaatTGTCATGTAATGTCTGTTGATGTGTACACAATTTTTTATTCAGTGTAGCTGTGTAAAACATCTGATTATTTTCAAGCATTCCCTCTTGTTTTAGTGTTATCAAAGTAGGAAATATGCCATTTCAATTTCTCTGCTTCATCTTTCCATATCCAATGGAGTGTTCTTTCACGGCCCAGAAAAATCTTCACCAATAATGATCCTCTTTAAGCTAGCAAGTTTTAGCCATAGCTCTTTTGTACTAAACCCAATAAAACCTGAAAATATTAAAGATACTTTAAATTATATTTGTCATCAGTGAGACTTCATTTGGGGGCATGACACAGAACTAGCATTATCTTCCCCAAGCTTTTCATACAAATATTGTACATTTAGTTAACAATGTCAGATGATTCTACTGAAACTTCCTTTCAAACAGCTATATACAGATCTTTGAATTATACATTACATCATTGCAAaactacagacagtccccgacttacgcggatccgacttatgtcggatccatagttacgaacggggcttttctcgccccggaggatgtgggcagcaggactgcccagacgcgccgtggtcccgccgcccgcgtcctccggagcgagaaaagctctgggtctccctggtctgctgggggagctcccccaacagaccagggagacacgcagcaaagcctcggaggacacgggcggcgggaccgcccagacgcgccacggtcccgctgcccgcgtcgtccgtggctttgctccgggtctccctggtctgctgggggggcccaggagaccagggagatgcggagcaaagccacggaggatgcgggcgggaccgtggcgcgtctcggcagtcccgctgtctgcgtctccctggtctgctgggggggggggaggggcgcagctagtgcgccccctcctcccccccctcccccccccccccccagcagaccaggcttttctcgcgacgCCTGGGgttgagcagctggggcgctgcccggttggtcccgcagcgccgctcctcggcgctactggaccaacccggcagcaccccagctgctctgccccaggcgtccagattcagccgctcttgaaactgatcagcggctgattccaggaagcccagggcagagcaactctgcctcgggcttcctgtagtcagccgctggtcagtttcagcagcggctgaatctggacgccagttccgacttacatacaaattcaacttaagaacaaacctacagtccctatcttgtatgtaacctggggactgcctgtactttgaaaaAGCATAGTGTTCTTGTTTCTGAAGTACCATATAATTGTCAGAGGTCAAAGTAACCAATTTTTGTTGCAAattgtattagtctgtaactaataACACTACTTTTCCTAGCTTCCTAAGCTACTGCTTATATTATCTCTGCTAGGTTTCATTTTACTAGACAGATGTTTTAGCATAGGGATAAATAATCCCGGTTAAAGTTAACCTTTATGTTGAACCAGTGAACTGtgatcctggggcaggggcctgctCTAGGTGGGCCTGCAGACTGCTGGGCTGATGCAGGATCACTGATTAAGCCTTTGTGTCCCTATTTAGGATAGCCACTCCATAGACTATCCCATAATTGTTCATCACACCCTTTCTTTCAACTTCCTGGAACTATCTGGTACAGTTACTGGCAGACAGGAAACTGGACTAAATAGaccactggtctgatccagtgtggttTCATAGATTCCTGAAAGGCCAAAAatgaccactgtgatcatctaggctGACCTGTATAACAAAGGCCATGGAACAAATCTTTTAGGAAAAAACATCCAAT from Pelodiscus sinensis isolate JC-2024 chromosome 13, ASM4963464v1, whole genome shotgun sequence harbors:
- the UPF3B gene encoding regulator of nonsense transcripts 3B isoform X1; this translates as MKEDKENTRPKEKRAPGSPLDTRGGGEPERPKDKKETLSKVVIRRLPPSLTKEQLEEHLQPLPEHDYFEFFANDSSLYPHMFSRAYINFKNQEDIVLFRDRFDGYVFVDHKGQEYAAIVEFAPFQKSAKKKNKKKDAKTGTIDDDPEYKKFLESYSADDEKLTSTPETLLEEIEARNKELIAKKTTPLLNFLKNKQRLREEKREERRRRELERKRQREEERRKWKEEERRKRKEAEKLKKVDKCPEKERDKSKDEPKIKVLLKKPEKDERDMEKKEKFKKLEKENAREEKAAGALSSMSAKRSDGEAKEEKTKKSEDEYGKDYRDRERDFERERDYERLQREKLRRQDEERRRQKERFEKEKVFRRKEEEVKKEINSLREKGRKCDLTDFTSNTEKPEKITKEDKKDDAAARRDRIRNKDRPAMQLYQPGARSRSRLCSYEDIATKSMDQGADKQESETSNTKEEE
- the UPF3B gene encoding regulator of nonsense transcripts 3B isoform X2, with product MKEDKENTRPKEKRAPGSPLDTRGGGEPERPKDKKETLSKVVIRRLPPSLTKEQLEEHLQPLPEHDYFEFFANDSSLYPHMFSRAYINFKNQEDIVLFRDRFDGYVFVDHKGQEYAAIVEFAPFQKSAKKKNKKKDAKTGTIDDDPEYKKFLESYSADDEKLTSTPETLLEEIEARNKELIAKKTTPLLNFLKNKQRLREEKREERRRRELERKRQREEERRKWKEEERRKRKEAEKLKKVDKCPEKERDKSKDEPKIKLLKKPEKDERDMEKKEKFKKLEKENAREEKAAGALSSMSAKRSDGEAKEEKTKKSEDEYGKDYRDRERDFERERDYERLQREKLRRQDEERRRQKERFEKEKVFRRKEEEVKKEINSLREKGRKCDLTDFTSNTEKPEKITKEDKKDDAAARRDRIRNKDRPAMQLYQPGARSRSRLCSYEDIATKSMDQGADKQESETSNTKEEE
- the UPF3B gene encoding regulator of nonsense transcripts 3B isoform X3; translated protein: MKEDKENTRPKEKRAPGSPLDTRGGGEPERPKDKKETLSKVVIRRLPPSLTKEQLEEHLQPLPEHDYFEFFANDSSLYPHMFSRAYINFKNQEDIVLFRDRFDGYVFVDHKGQEYAAIVEFAPFQKSAKKKNKKKDAKTGTIDDDPEYKKFLESYSADDEKLTSTPETLLEEIEARNKELIAKKTTPLLNFLKNKQRLREEKREERRRRELERKRQREEERRKWKEEERRKRKEAEKLKKVDKCPEKERDKSKDEPKIKVLLKKPEKDERDMEKKEKFKKLEKENAREEKAAGALSSMSAKRSDGEAKEEKTKKSEDEYGKDYRDRERDFERERDYERLQREKLRRQDEERRRQKERFEKEKVFRRKEEEVKKEINSLREKGRKCDLTDFTSNTEKPEKITKEDKKDDAAARRDRIRNKIYGGLFTIVSSEN